In Pseudobdellovibrionaceae bacterium, the following proteins share a genomic window:
- the lgt gene encoding prolipoprotein diacylglyceryl transferase has translation MENFNAYVHHINPFALQFTETMGIRWYGLAYLAGIILGYFIIMKMIKLGRMEIKAEVLADFATWMAFGIFIGGRLGYCLFYAPHLFLEFHSGFPFWGVLEVHKGGMASHGGIIGVSVACFLFARKHKLNVLHCLDITVLGGSLGFFFGRIANFINGELYGRPVESAVKWAVKFPQELKEWTYYSPQSLLSLGDLVTKLSPLKIRGENGEQTMLATPEQWTEWVNNYRINLHANWSVNQFVDHVQMEAMKGNAQVLEALQHILTARHPSQLYQAILEGLLVFVILNLIWWVPRKPGVIAASFGFLYAFARIAGEQFRMPDSNIGFQLLGLTRGQWLSVAMVAAAALLMWFSLTRKNQPLGGWTKRN, from the coding sequence ATGGAAAACTTCAATGCTTATGTACATCATATAAATCCGTTTGCCTTACAATTTACTGAAACTATGGGAATCCGCTGGTATGGCCTAGCTTATTTGGCAGGGATCATTCTGGGGTATTTTATCATCATGAAGATGATCAAATTAGGCAGGATGGAGATCAAGGCTGAGGTTTTAGCAGATTTTGCCACCTGGATGGCCTTTGGGATTTTTATTGGTGGAAGATTAGGGTATTGCCTGTTCTATGCTCCTCATTTGTTCCTAGAGTTTCATTCAGGATTTCCTTTTTGGGGGGTCTTAGAGGTGCATAAAGGAGGCATGGCTAGCCATGGGGGAATCATTGGTGTGTCTGTGGCCTGCTTTTTGTTTGCACGTAAACATAAATTAAATGTTTTGCATTGTTTAGATATCACAGTCCTTGGGGGATCTTTAGGTTTTTTCTTTGGTCGTATTGCTAACTTTATTAACGGGGAATTATATGGTCGCCCCGTTGAGTCTGCGGTGAAGTGGGCGGTGAAGTTCCCTCAAGAGCTCAAAGAGTGGACGTATTACTCACCTCAAAGTCTTTTGTCTTTAGGGGATTTGGTCACTAAGTTGTCCCCTTTAAAAATTCGTGGTGAAAATGGAGAGCAAACTATGTTAGCGACTCCTGAACAGTGGACGGAGTGGGTGAACAACTATCGTATCAATCTGCATGCAAACTGGAGTGTGAATCAATTTGTTGATCATGTTCAGATGGAAGCGATGAAGGGCAATGCTCAAGTGCTTGAAGCCTTACAGCATATACTTACAGCACGTCATCCTTCGCAGCTTTATCAAGCTATTTTAGAGGGGCTTTTGGTATTTGTGATTTTAAATCTTATCTGGTGGGTGCCCCGTAAGCCAGGTGTGATTGCAGCAAGTTTTGGCTTTTTATATGCCTTCGCTCGTATTGCTGGGGAACAGTTCAGGATGCCAGACTCTAACATTGGATTTCAACTTCTTGGTCTGACACGAGGACAGTGGCTGAGTGTGGCCATGGTGGCTGCTGCGGCTCTGTTGATGTGGTTCTCATTGACGAGAAAAAATCAACCTTTAGGTGGGTGGACGAAGCGTAATTAG
- a CDS encoding Maf family protein, whose product MKVILASQSPYRRALLEAYGLAITCISPLADEEVLKNELLRVSTPPQEIGLRLAEAKALSVLETQSTNCVVIGGDQLCVFKDEILNKPGTFLKNVEHLRKLQGQSHQLITCVCIASSTHKVTFADITTLTMKALTDEEIKDYVTKDQPMDCAGGYRYELDGHLLFESVVSQDLTAIQGLPLQQTLETLRSEFQLHI is encoded by the coding sequence ATGAAAGTCATCTTAGCCAGCCAATCTCCCTATCGTCGTGCCCTCCTAGAGGCTTATGGCCTTGCCATCACTTGCATCTCACCTCTTGCTGACGAAGAGGTCCTTAAAAATGAGCTACTGAGAGTCTCTACACCACCTCAAGAGATAGGACTCAGACTAGCAGAAGCCAAAGCCTTATCGGTTCTAGAAACACAGTCTACCAACTGTGTGGTGATTGGCGGAGACCAACTGTGTGTCTTTAAAGATGAGATTTTAAATAAACCAGGAACTTTTTTGAAAAATGTAGAGCATCTGCGAAAGCTTCAGGGGCAGTCCCATCAACTGATCACGTGTGTATGTATAGCAAGCTCCACACATAAAGTGACCTTTGCGGACATCACCACACTCACAATGAAAGCCTTAACAGATGAAGAGATCAAAGACTATGTCACCAAAGATCAACCCATGGACTGTGCGGGAGGATATAGATACGAGCTTGATGGACACCTTTTGTTTGAAAGTGTGGTCAGCCAAGATCTTACAGCCATCCAAGGCCTGCCCTTACAACAGACCCTAGAAACCCTGCGCTCAGAATTTCAACTTCACATTTAG
- a CDS encoding HD domain-containing protein has product MSSGKEIPSWAFNAVRAILETLKAKDPHTFYHCCRVGRNARLLGKSAGMDEYTQNILEYSGLLHDVGKVGIPDQILFKPAKLSAEEIHMMKMHPVKSLQIIKPLLDDPFFQDVAPGVELHHERLDGLGYPYGLKSKDISMEVRVITLVDAIDAMVSTRPYRKGMSMDRVLEEIKRCVGTQFDETLVKVYIESYQSWNQEIKNIKEGEQIAHSLLKVAS; this is encoded by the coding sequence GTGAGTAGTGGGAAAGAGATTCCAAGCTGGGCATTTAATGCAGTCAGAGCCATTCTGGAAACTTTAAAAGCAAAAGATCCGCATACATTTTATCACTGTTGTCGTGTGGGGAGAAATGCAAGACTACTTGGCAAGTCAGCAGGTATGGATGAGTACACTCAAAATATTCTGGAGTATTCGGGCCTACTGCATGATGTAGGTAAAGTGGGTATTCCTGATCAAATTTTATTTAAACCTGCTAAACTTAGTGCTGAAGAGATTCACATGATGAAGATGCATCCTGTAAAAAGTTTGCAAATCATTAAACCTCTATTGGATGATCCGTTTTTTCAAGATGTAGCTCCTGGTGTGGAACTGCATCACGAACGTCTAGATGGTCTAGGCTACCCCTATGGTCTTAAATCTAAAGACATCAGTATGGAAGTCAGAGTGATCACTTTAGTGGACGCTATTGATGCCATGGTGAGCACGCGCCCCTATAGAAAAGGCATGTCTATGGATCGTGTGTTAGAAGAGATCAAAAGATGTGTGGGCACTCAGTTTGATGAAACTTTAGTTAAGGTCTATATTGAATCTTATCAATCTTGGAACCAAGAGATTAAAAATATTAAAGAGGGCGAGCAGATCGCACATAGCCTGCTTAAGGTCGCCTCTTAG
- the uvrA gene encoding excinuclease ABC subunit UvrA translates to MSKNTISINGAREHNLKDISLSIPKNSLVVITGLSGSGKSSLAFDTIYAEGQRRFLEGLSSYSRQYMMQFKKPEVESIYGLSPAIAIDQKTIGASPRSTVGTITEVYDFLRLLFARVGVPKCPVHHIEVKASNEEEIIGQLLTQHAGKKIRVMAPVAQQKKGEFQKELRYWESKGFVRAFIDGEWQEIADVTKLAKTKPHNIDVLADQLKVEEKYRLRIKSSLARAFDLTNGVVSIEFIDENKKELFSLQSSCPECGYSFPELDPNHFSFNNPRGACEDCRGLGTKEIEEDTYVVDSQDGQKSQITRYRVKTKKQTQEEFEDEEDELSWEFEACPSCEGTRLNERARSVFIGDKNIADLSSISINRLLEFFKNLKLQGRSEVVAEKIIEELLGRLNYLSQIGTGYLSLARRSATLSGGESQRIRLATQLGSSMVGVLYVLDEPSIGLHPRDHHKLLKLLNDIKEHGNTVIVVEHDEDTMRSADHIVDLGPGAGEYGGQVMAQGTLQEIAKHQESLTGQYLSGSKKIEVPEQRRAIGKGQIKITKAHGHNLKNIDVEFPLGHLIGVAGISGSGKSTLIIDTLYPALSEKVYGFKKSAQPFASIEGYEALDKVIQINQKPIGRTPRSTPATYVGVFPLVRDLYARLPEAKIRGFKPGHFSFNVKGGRCETCMGHGQVKVEMHFLSDVYVPCESCYGKRYNSSVLSVKYKGVSIGDVLEMSVKDAADFFQNHTKIYEKLKTLDEVGLGYLRLGQSSLTLSGGEAQRVKLSKELSKRATGKTFYILDEPTTGLHFEDIKKLVELLHRLTDQGNTVVVIEHNLDLLKNCDTLIELGPEGGESGGELLFQGTPEDMLLSKNSVTAQFLKQLL, encoded by the coding sequence TTGTCTAAAAATACAATTTCCATCAATGGCGCTAGAGAGCACAATCTTAAAGATATAAGTTTAAGTATTCCTAAAAACAGTCTTGTTGTGATCACAGGACTGAGTGGCAGTGGAAAGTCCTCTTTGGCGTTTGACACCATCTATGCCGAAGGCCAGCGTCGTTTTTTAGAGGGGCTTTCTAGCTACTCTAGACAGTACATGATGCAATTTAAAAAACCTGAGGTGGAATCCATTTATGGCCTTTCACCTGCGATTGCCATTGATCAAAAGACCATTGGGGCAAGCCCCAGATCGACAGTGGGAACCATCACGGAAGTGTATGACTTCTTAAGACTTTTATTTGCGCGTGTAGGAGTTCCAAAATGTCCTGTGCATCATATTGAAGTGAAGGCTTCAAATGAAGAAGAGATCATTGGACAACTGTTGACTCAACATGCGGGCAAAAAGATTCGTGTGATGGCTCCCGTGGCCCAGCAAAAAAAAGGAGAGTTTCAAAAAGAACTCAGATACTGGGAGTCCAAAGGTTTTGTCAGAGCTTTTATTGATGGTGAATGGCAAGAGATTGCCGATGTGACCAAGCTAGCTAAAACTAAACCTCATAATATTGATGTTTTGGCAGACCAATTAAAAGTAGAAGAAAAATACCGCTTAAGAATCAAAAGCAGTCTTGCAAGAGCCTTTGATCTGACAAATGGTGTGGTTTCCATAGAGTTTATAGACGAAAATAAAAAAGAACTATTCTCTTTGCAATCCTCGTGTCCTGAATGTGGTTACAGTTTTCCAGAATTAGATCCTAACCATTTTAGTTTTAATAATCCCAGAGGAGCGTGTGAGGACTGCCGAGGTCTTGGTACCAAAGAGATCGAAGAGGACACCTATGTGGTGGACTCCCAAGATGGCCAAAAAAGCCAAATCACAAGATATCGTGTAAAAACAAAAAAACAAACTCAAGAAGAATTTGAGGACGAAGAGGATGAGCTGTCATGGGAGTTTGAAGCTTGTCCAAGTTGTGAAGGGACACGTTTAAATGAGCGTGCTCGGAGTGTCTTTATCGGTGATAAAAACATTGCTGATCTTTCAAGTATTTCTATCAATCGCTTGCTTGAATTTTTTAAAAATCTCAAACTGCAAGGCCGCTCGGAAGTGGTGGCGGAAAAGATCATTGAAGAGCTTTTGGGGAGATTAAATTACTTAAGTCAAATTGGGACAGGATATCTTTCTTTGGCCAGAAGGTCTGCCACTTTATCAGGTGGTGAAAGCCAAAGAATCCGTCTGGCAACACAACTGGGATCTTCGATGGTGGGTGTGCTTTATGTTCTAGACGAACCTTCGATTGGACTGCACCCTAGAGATCATCACAAATTACTCAAGCTTCTCAATGACATCAAAGAACACGGAAACACCGTGATTGTCGTCGAGCATGATGAGGACACCATGCGCTCTGCCGATCATATTGTCGATTTAGGACCAGGTGCTGGAGAGTATGGCGGGCAAGTGATGGCCCAAGGGACTTTGCAAGAGATTGCTAAACATCAAGAGAGTCTTACAGGACAATATCTATCAGGGTCTAAAAAAATTGAAGTGCCTGAGCAAAGACGCGCAATAGGCAAAGGACAAATTAAAATCACCAAGGCGCATGGACATAACTTAAAAAATATAGATGTGGAATTTCCGTTAGGGCATCTGATTGGTGTGGCTGGAATTTCTGGAAGTGGAAAAAGCACCTTGATCATTGATACGCTTTACCCTGCTTTGTCAGAAAAAGTGTATGGATTTAAAAAGAGTGCTCAACCCTTTGCAAGTATTGAAGGCTATGAGGCTTTAGATAAGGTCATTCAGATCAATCAAAAACCTATTGGTCGTACTCCACGTTCTACACCTGCCACCTATGTGGGTGTTTTTCCTTTGGTGAGGGATTTATACGCTAGACTTCCTGAAGCTAAGATTCGTGGTTTTAAGCCTGGACATTTTAGTTTTAATGTCAAAGGGGGCCGTTGCGAAACCTGTATGGGACATGGACAGGTCAAAGTGGAGATGCACTTCTTAAGTGATGTGTATGTGCCCTGTGAAAGTTGCTATGGCAAACGTTATAACAGTAGCGTTCTAAGTGTGAAGTACAAAGGTGTAAGCATTGGTGATGTGTTAGAGATGTCTGTCAAAGATGCGGCAGACTTTTTTCAGAACCACACTAAGATTTATGAAAAACTGAAAACCCTTGACGAAGTAGGTTTGGGTTATTTGCGTTTAGGACAAAGCTCTTTGACCCTTTCAGGGGGTGAGGCGCAAAGAGTGAAGCTCAGTAAAGAACTCTCAAAACGTGCCACGGGTAAAACATTTTATATCTTAGACGAGCCCACAACAGGTTTGCATTTTGAGGACATCAAAAAGCTTGTGGAGCTATTGCATCGTCTGACAGATCAAGGAAATACTGTGGTGGTCATTGAGCACAATTTAGACCTTCTTAAAAATTGCGACACTTTGATCGAGCTTGGCCCCGAAGGTGGTGAAAGTGGGGGAGAGCTTTTATTTCAAGGTACACCAGAAGACATGCTTCTTTCTAAAAACAGTGTGACAGCCCAATTCTTAAAACAGCTACTTTAA
- a CDS encoding transcriptional repressor, which translates to MANVYKGFHEQEQYVSTVDSLPSLIRGEQNPKEELVSRERLDGAGVKRIIREMSLKVTKQRMAILEALNMGQAHVTAQEVYEIVNEKYPEIGFATVYRFLRKLTENNYVTEVRMGGLPARYELTPKSHHDHLTCVYCSKIVEFENAEIERLQEETAKKNNFILTSHVLELYGVCNSPECRKQHQEDQGY; encoded by the coding sequence ATGGCCAATGTATATAAAGGTTTTCACGAACAAGAACAGTATGTAAGTACGGTAGACAGTTTACCCTCTTTAATTCGTGGTGAGCAAAACCCGAAAGAAGAGTTGGTTTCAAGAGAAAGACTTGATGGTGCAGGAGTTAAACGCATCATTCGCGAGATGAGCCTAAAAGTGACCAAGCAAAGAATGGCCATTCTTGAGGCTTTAAATATGGGACAAGCCCACGTTACGGCCCAAGAAGTGTATGAGATCGTAAACGAGAAGTATCCCGAAATTGGTTTTGCCACAGTCTATCGTTTTTTAAGAAAATTGACAGAAAATAACTATGTGACTGAAGTCAGAATGGGTGGTTTGCCTGCTCGTTACGAATTGACTCCGAAGAGTCACCATGATCACTTAACTTGTGTGTATTGCAGCAAAATTGTGGAGTTTGAAAACGCTGAAATTGAGCGTTTGCAAGAAGAAACAGCTAAAAAGAACAACTTCATTTTAACCAGCCACGTGTTAGAACTTTATGGTGTCTGCAACAGCCCAGAGTGTCGTAAACAGCATCAAGAGGATCAAGGTTACTAA
- the folE2 gene encoding GTP cyclohydrolase FolE2 yields the protein MSKESMPDVTNLQKANVSLALDWVGMGAVEVLLNHSEGSQKFNQLPAIANIFVNLKNPSAKGIHMSRVYLLATRAFESNTLTLKEIKTLLADMVESQGGVSDKARISLEFSLPAKRKALMSDLAGLRHYPIRMEWELSESGEVTQVLDFKVLYSSTCPCSAALARQLIKKQWESEFSDRETVSVADVAQWLTEEKSIAATPHAQRSVAHLRLKIQDGQDLQIMPFVDLIEGTLKTPVQTAVKREDEQEFARLNGQNLMFCEDAARKIYSALSSAEGIQDFWLRVEHLESLHAHNAVSEVSKFGVRI from the coding sequence GTGTCGAAAGAAAGCATGCCTGATGTCACTAACCTCCAAAAGGCAAACGTAAGCCTTGCATTGGACTGGGTGGGCATGGGTGCTGTGGAAGTCCTTTTAAACCATTCTGAAGGGTCTCAAAAGTTCAACCAACTTCCCGCTATTGCCAATATCTTTGTGAATCTTAAAAATCCAAGTGCTAAAGGCATTCACATGTCTCGAGTGTACCTACTAGCTACTCGCGCCTTTGAGTCGAACACTTTAACTTTAAAAGAGATCAAAACCCTTTTGGCGGACATGGTGGAAAGCCAGGGTGGAGTTAGTGATAAGGCTCGTATCTCTTTGGAGTTCAGTTTGCCTGCTAAAAGAAAGGCTTTGATGAGCGATCTGGCAGGTCTAAGACATTATCCCATTCGTATGGAATGGGAGCTAAGCGAAAGTGGTGAAGTCACTCAAGTGTTAGATTTTAAAGTGTTGTACTCAAGCACATGCCCTTGCTCTGCCGCTCTGGCCAGACAATTGATCAAGAAGCAGTGGGAATCTGAGTTTAGTGACAGAGAAACAGTTTCAGTGGCTGATGTGGCTCAGTGGCTGACAGAAGAAAAATCTATTGCTGCCACACCTCATGCTCAACGAAGTGTAGCGCATTTGAGATTAAAAATTCAAGATGGCCAAGATCTTCAGATCATGCCGTTTGTAGATTTAATTGAAGGCACACTCAAAACTCCTGTACAGACAGCCGTGAAGCGTGAAGATGAACAAGAATTCGCAAGACTTAACGGACAAAACTTAATGTTTTGTGAAGATGCCGCCAGAAAGATCTATTCCGCCTTGTCATCCGCTGAAGGAATTCAGGATTTCTGGCTAAGAGTAGAACACTTAGAGAGTCTGCATGCGCACAATGCCGTCAGTGAAGTGTCAAAGTTTGGTGTAAGAATTTAA